One region of Coraliomargarita parva genomic DNA includes:
- a CDS encoding coagulation factor 5/8 type domain-containing protein translates to MSRLPCLKARYCASSLLCLLLFSAAPTISPAQTVSDEPAAVHEVDFGPNVYVFDPSMSKQVIQRKLDDIIAVTEANHFKHEKRFGLLFKPGKYEVDAHIGFYTSIAGLGALPGEVQIDGYVRVEADWHPGKNALVNFWRSAENFTVTPPDGTNRWAVSQAAPMRRVHVKGNLQLDPREHGFASGGYLANCKVDGQASTGSQQQYMLRNNSVGSWAGAVWNNVFVGVEGAPPTSFPKPPITTVQRAPVIREKPFLYYNAETGYRVAVPGVRKYARGTSWANGMPTGTSISLSEFFIAKPGVTAAEINAALDAGKHLLVTPGVYPIDETIRVTHPNTVVLGFGLATFVPQHGVIGMHVADEEGIKIAGLLFDAGPEKSPVLLEVGEAGAHKDLSHNPISLHDIFARIGGMHVGHATTAVLVNCNDVIVDHFWLWRADHGAGARENATDPTGWDDPKADYGLIVRGKNLTAYGLMVEHFQKHDVLWEADGGRTYMFQCEMAYDAPNQESWMDGETRGYAAYKVADPVNTHEGWGLGVYAIFLNDPTLVAERGFEVPDKPGIRFHSLLTVPLAGRGTILHIINDTGAAARGPDTVPQFLEQYP, encoded by the coding sequence GTTGATTTCGGACCGAATGTCTATGTCTTCGACCCTTCGATGTCGAAGCAGGTGATCCAAAGGAAGCTGGACGATATCATCGCCGTGACCGAGGCCAATCACTTCAAGCACGAGAAGCGTTTCGGTCTTTTGTTCAAGCCGGGCAAATACGAGGTCGACGCCCATATCGGTTTCTACACTTCGATTGCGGGCTTGGGCGCGCTTCCGGGGGAGGTCCAAATCGATGGCTATGTCCGTGTCGAAGCGGATTGGCATCCGGGGAAGAACGCCTTGGTCAATTTCTGGCGCAGTGCGGAAAATTTCACGGTGACCCCGCCGGATGGAACGAATCGCTGGGCCGTCTCGCAGGCGGCACCGATGCGGCGTGTTCATGTCAAAGGCAACCTGCAACTCGACCCGCGTGAACACGGTTTCGCGAGCGGCGGTTACCTGGCAAACTGCAAGGTCGACGGGCAGGCATCGACGGGTTCGCAGCAGCAATACATGTTGCGAAACAACAGTGTGGGCAGTTGGGCCGGTGCCGTCTGGAATAATGTATTTGTCGGTGTCGAGGGCGCTCCGCCGACGAGTTTTCCCAAGCCGCCCATCACGACCGTGCAGCGGGCCCCTGTGATTCGTGAAAAGCCCTTTCTCTACTACAATGCCGAAACCGGCTACCGGGTGGCGGTTCCGGGTGTGCGGAAATATGCGCGCGGCACCAGCTGGGCGAACGGCATGCCCACGGGCACATCGATTTCCCTCAGCGAGTTCTTTATCGCCAAGCCCGGAGTTACCGCTGCCGAGATCAACGCCGCGCTGGATGCCGGCAAGCATTTGCTGGTGACACCCGGTGTCTATCCGATCGATGAAACCATTCGCGTGACGCACCCGAATACCGTGGTGCTCGGCTTCGGTCTGGCGACTTTCGTCCCGCAGCATGGAGTGATCGGGATGCATGTGGCCGACGAGGAAGGGATCAAGATCGCCGGCTTGCTTTTTGATGCGGGGCCGGAGAAGTCTCCCGTGCTCTTGGAAGTCGGGGAGGCGGGGGCCCACAAGGACCTTTCGCACAATCCGATTTCCCTACACGATATCTTTGCACGGATCGGTGGGATGCATGTCGGCCATGCGACGACCGCAGTCCTGGTGAACTGCAACGACGTGATCGTCGATCACTTCTGGTTGTGGCGTGCCGATCATGGGGCCGGCGCCCGGGAAAACGCCACCGACCCGACCGGCTGGGATGACCCCAAAGCGGATTACGGACTGATTGTGAGGGGAAAGAACCTGACTGCTTACGGGCTCATGGTGGAGCACTTCCAGAAACATGATGTGCTCTGGGAAGCGGACGGGGGCAGAACATACATGTTTCAATGTGAGATGGCCTATGATGCCCCGAACCAGGAGAGCTGGATGGACGGCGAAACTCGCGGCTACGCCGCCTACAAGGTGGCCGACCCGGTGAACACGCACGAAGGCTGGGGCTTGGGAGTCTATGCCATCTTTCTGAATGACCCAACGCTAGTTGCCGAGCGCGGCTTTGAAGTGCCGGACAAACCCGGCATCCGTTTCCATAGCCTGTTGACGGTACCACTCGCCGGCCGGGGCACCATCCTGCACATCATCAACGATACGGGGGCCGCCGCCCGGGGTCCCGATACGGTTCCCCAGTTCCTGGAGCAATACCCCTGA